The Motacilla alba alba isolate MOTALB_02 chromosome 3, Motacilla_alba_V1.0_pri, whole genome shotgun sequence DNA window GTTCTTTCAGCTTCAACCctgtgctggatttccactggACCAGTGTCTCACTGTCTTTGTCttccctgaaataattttccatttctttctcaaTGGCATCACTTGTCTCTTGCACCAGCCCTTCAAGGTGTCCTCTGGTGACATTCTGCAAGTTCCCATTCCGAATTTTGTTGTCCAGTTTCATCTGTACATCTAAGATGTGACTCCTCAGCCTCCAGGTCCACTGACTAAAGGCACTTTCCAGTCTCCTGTAGACAGCAATCTCCAGGGAATTCTTGAAGCTGAAGACAAAGTTTTCATTCAGCAAAGCATTCCAGAGGTCACCAATACGATCTTTCAGGCTCGAGAATCTCAAAATGCTGCACTGTGACTGCTTCTTGGCAGCCTGGAGGATTTTGCTCTTGAGTTGCTGGACATTCTGGCTGTAGGTGGGGTTGGGTGGTGCCATTGGGGGGTTTCCTTCCCACAGGTGAGCAAAGTAGTGAATGTGGGTGTTGACATCAAAGCCAATGACATCACTGAAAGAGGAGATGTcacagaattcctgctgggCAGCTACTCGGGTCATTTCATCCAGCTTTTCTTGCAAGCGCCTTTGACCTTCCATGTTCTGCTCCTTGGCAGTTGCTTCTCCCACGTTTTGGTGGACAAAGACACAGCTTGGGGAAAGATTGACTTTCTTCATCCTCAGGAAAGCCTGCACAGCGATCTGGAGAACATCTTGCATTTCTGACGGATTTTCTCCAAAGATATTGATCACAGTCAAGTTGCCAACACCAATGACAAAGGTGGCCAGCTCGTTGTCATGGTTCAGGGAGTGTTTATTGGCCATCTCGATGGCACGAAGTCCCTCTGTGTCAACCACCAGCACAAAATCAAAGCCCAAGtcttgctgcagctcctctgccactgGGATGAGCTGCATGAAGGCTCCGCGGGTGCATCTCCCTGCGCTGACGTTGAACTGCAGACCAAACATGGCATTCAGCAGGGCGGACTTGCCCGTGCTCTGGATGCCCAGCACGGAGAGCACAAACACTCGTTTGTCCCCCAGCCTCTCAATTAAGCTGTCAAAGATTGCTCCCACCCAGCGCAAGGGCAGGTAAGAAGCATCCCCATCCATCAGCTCCACGGGATACCCTGAAaccatcagctctgctgcaatTTCTGGCAGTTTGAAAAAACTCTCATTCTGGGAGTTCATTAATTGCAGAGCTTCATAAATCTGCCCTACCTCTCTCAGAAGGTGCTCCAGGCCGATGGATGAATCATTGATTTCATTAGAAAGATCATCCAAGAGCTTCAGCAAATCATCATTGCCAACAggttttttcttacttttctttcctctctgaatTTCAGACCATAACATGTGATACTCTCTCCTCAGTTCTTCAAGGCAACCACAAGACAGCTCATCCATAAAGACCTTCATCCACTGCAGGAAGTATTTCTTGGTATCTGCTGGCTGGGCCTGGAGAAAGCCAAGGATTGATTTCATCAGTGTGTTGAGAGGGAAAGCTTTCTCAAGTTGCTTTCTTCttattgctttcttctcttgttCAATTTGGCTGCGATGATGCTCAATGCTCTTGTTCCTCTTCTCCTGTAAGCAAGTGAGTTCTTTGTCCTTTTGGCACCACTGGTGCCACAGTTTTCCTTGAAGcggcagcagctgggatttgatTTTGGacagcttctctttcttcagAAGCTCCACCAGCTCCTTTGCCTTTGCTTTGGCTGTCACACACGCGGGTTGATCTGCATCCACTATAAATCCATGCTGGCGAGCTTTGTCCACACAGGCCTCCAGGCTGAAACATCGATTAGATCCTTCCAGGAGATTCCCAATTGTCTTGGTCAGCTGCTCCATCAGTTCTGCTTCATTTCTGTTCTTGATCcctatttttatgtttttgctGGCTTGTCCAGCTGCaatgttctctttttctgtgaGAAGACAAACCAAAGGCCTTTGTTGCTGCAACAGGTCCTGCAGAAGGTTTATCCCCCTGTTGTCCATGTGCTCCAGCTCAGATACAACAGCCACATTGACAGCAGATATCtcctgcaggaactgcagctgtgCTCCGTGATCCCTGGCGTCTCCATGCAGGTTACAGAAAGCCACGCAGCGCTCAAAGGCGTCATCGGGGCTTCCGCCAGGGCAGTACCAGGCGATCTCCACCAGCCCTTCCATCAGCAAACGCTCTctggtgctgcctctgcagtggCGGTGGAAGAAAGTGTCATGTTTGCGTTTGCTCAGCAGAGCGTTCAGGAGCTGGGACTTGGAAGAGGAGTCTGAGCTGCCAATGCGGATGAAGGACACAATGGGTGTCTGTGCCTGAAAGATGAGTTTGTTGCTGTAACTCTTTCTTCCAGCCTGCTTTGCTGACTTATCTGCCTCTTTCCAGCTCCTTTGGATTTGGCTGAGTGTGTAGAGTGGGAACTCAATGCGTGAAGTGCTCGGGTTGGGCACCAGCAGAGGCAGCGCCAGTTGGCAGAAGGCCAGCTTGGTTGCAAGGGTCTGTCTCAGGAAGTCATCAGCACAATGGAAAATGGCCATCTGCAGGTCCATGGGGTGCACATGGCTGCCCCTGCTTGCACGTTCAGGGGCTGCTTCCTCCAAATCATTAAAAAACTTTTCAAAGGTGTCTGAGTATTGGTGCtcttttgctgtggtttttggcAAGGCTGCAAGTTTTGAattgctcctctcccagcaagTCAGGTACCTCACCTGGTAATCCACGGTTAACAGCTTTTGCAAGAAGTATAATGGCAGTTCCttgtcctggctgggctggctgttCTGCAGAGATGTCTTGCAGATGGTGCAGAAATCTCCCATCCCCATTTTCCTTGGATAGTGACTTTCCAGTCCAAGGCGCttgagcagctggaggaacTCCTGGTTTGAAATGGCTTCATCTCCTTTGGATTCACAGCTATCTGACATGGATTGGGACTGACGGGGGGCCTCAGGTGTTGGAACAGTGTCTTCCAGGTCTCTGAGTATATTCTGCTTCCTCTGTTCATCCAGTTTTTCATCCAAGCACCCACTGATCAAGGAGTCCAAGTCCccttccagcctctcccagtCTTTATCTCCACAGTGCTTGTGGAGGAGATTCTTTATCTGTGTGGACCACAAGCCTTTCATGTGATCTTCCATGATAACCAAACGCTCTCTCTTCTGCTCAGGGGACAGCTCTTGAGTTTCAGGTGTCAGAGTCAGACCCGTCAGCAGGAGGAAGGCCTCAGCTCTGTTGGCATCTTGCTCCTTCAGGTTCACGTACTCCACATGTGCCGCTTCCATTTCCTTGGCCATGTAGTGAATTTCTGGGTGTCCAAGGAGGTGCTgaaaagtgctgctttccaCCTGATACCCTGTGCTGGTTGCAATCAAGAGCaccaacagttccatgtccttctgaGCCTGTTGCTGGAGAGACTGGAGTAAGGAATAAATGGCGAGGCTGCTGGTCAGGGTGGCTTCTATTTTTGCTTCATGAACATCAGAAGCAGAGCTTCCTGGTGCATAGGTGACAGCATGGATGTGCTCCTTCATTTGCTGCAGTGTTTTGATGAGCTCTTGAAGCTCAGAGACTTTGGGAGATCTGGGAAGCGGGTGCTCAGTCTGGAAGACCCACTGCATAATGAAGGAAGCCTCAGGGAAGTCCTTGACAGAGTAGATATGAGGATTCAGGAGGCTTCTCAACATTGCCTTGATAAAGGTGGTGTTTTCTGGAGGTGACTCCTGGCAGCTGCGCACGGTGTTCACCAGGAAGTCCTGCAGGGCTTTGTCCGACAGGCACACATTGATCCACACACTCGGGTTCCTGGTTTTAGCACTCAGATAATCTTTTTGTTCCATCAGCCTGAGCAGCTTCCTTTCATCCACTTTCATCACATCCCAGGCCCTCACAGTCCCCATGAAATCTCTGGCCTCTTGCACTGCACTGCCCAGTTCCTCTCCAAAAACAGTGCCAATGCTGTGATTCGTCAGTGCTTTGTACGCAGCTCTGAGGGCTCTGCTCATTTGACCAACAGACTTAAAATCCTTGCAGTGATTGCATAGGATGACATCCCACACTGGGATCAGCTCAAAGCCACAGTCGATAACGCACCACGTTGTGTTATCAGACACGAGCCCTGTTTTCCACTGAGGAAGGGAAGCTGTGTCTGCTGGGCCCCCTGTGTTGACCACGTACAGCTGAATACCTGTATGAGAGCTCTCTCCGTCTCTTCCTTGGACAGAAGCCCTTGTGCTAGATTTGGAAACATCCAGGGCCCCTACAGCACTTACCAAGAAGTCACCATAGCTCTTCATGACAAAGCTGTTCAGTGCTTTACACGTTTGTCGTTTCATCTCTTCCCGCTGCTCAGCTCGGAATCCTTCTGTAGACGCCTTCCACCAGAATATCCCCCCAAAGTGGAGGGGACCCTGGTTTATGTGGGACCCAAACCTGCTGAAGAAACTCTCACACATCTTCACCAAGGCGGGGTTGTCTTCTTCCCAACTGAAGctcaaaagctgctgctccatgtcttgcagcttctgcagagccACATCCGAGAGGCGAAGCTGATGCCTTTGGAAGTAGCAGGAGGCCAGAGGGATGTACTGGTACTTGGTGGTACAGAAGTAGCTCTGCTCAGAGCGGGACTGGTGGGTGTCCTGtgacagccaggagctgctctgatcTACACCCGCTGCCAGATTAATCCCCCAGAATGAGGATTTGGCAGAAACGCTCATGCTGAACCCCAGCTGCTCCATGGACTTGGTGAAAGTGGattctgctgcagaggaggagaactCCTTCCTCTCAAGCAGCGATCCTTGCTCCGGACCGGCCAGCTGGAATCCCTCAGGaaccctgaggagctgctctcgCCTTGCCAACACATCTTCAGGTCTGCTGGTTCTGTAGATGCCCTGCAGGGCCAGTCCCCCCGACGCCCGCGTCAGCACCTCCGTGTCAGGGATgttctccttcctgcctgctgacagctcctgctgttccagctgcttctggatGCTCTCCAGCATATCTGCCAAGGGTTTCTCTGGTGGTGGCCAGAACTCTTTGGGAATCTCCATGGCTTGCCACAGAGTCTCTGCTTTCTCCCTCAGAGTatcctggctgtggctgtggctcttGAGCATTTCTGTCAGATCATTTAGGGCTTGTTTGGCCTCTTcttgtttttgctttgtcttctcCAAGTTCTCCTTCTGCACCTCTTTAGTGGTTGTTTTCTCATCTGTTATTTTCAGGAGTTTCTGCAGTGCCTTTTTCTCCCAGAGGTACCTTACCTCACACTCCAGCTTGAGGTAGTCTTTGTATTCCAGATGTTGCAGGGCTTCTCTGCACTCGATTCCCAGGATTTGTGAAGCTTTGGGCAGCCAGTATGCAGCATCCAGTTCTACCTTCTGAAAtgcctctgccaggagctgtgcctttGCATACCCCTCCTGTGTGTCTTCCTGAGAAGCCATGGCTGTGAAGGAAGAACAGAGACTTTCCCTAAGGTGTTGTCAGAGGccccaggctcctggcagaggctcagcagcagctgcagccctggggattgctcccacccagctgctggagccaggccagggaTGGCACAAGAGCCAGGGTCTCCTTCCCAGCACCCTGGATGTGCCTGTTGCTTTCACGTTTGCAGGATCAACCCGAAGGTGAGTGTGTatcccagggacagcacagacacacagagacaaacaCAGACCCACAGAGTCTCTCTCAGCCACACAACCTGCCCTGGACAACGGAAGATGTCTTCTCCATCACCCACATGCTCCCAGCAGAACTCCTCTAAATGCAGACAGCTGGGGCCATTCCTGGCTCCctggagcactggcacagcccctctgcccatccaacagccctgcctgcatcctgcagcctctgcccagcccacggctgccctgctccctgcctggcccagcctgctgctcccagcacccgGAGGCAGGGCTCACACACTCCCCCCATGGGCACCCCACACTCCCCAGACACACTCCCCCACGCCCGGCACGGCCCCAGGCGCTCTgacctgtgctcctgctccagctgccagcgcAGCCCCTCCCTCGCCCCTCTCTGGCctctccccaggagctgcttcctgGCACACTCAGGGGCCCAGCCCAGTGCAGGGGGAAAATCCAccttgtccctgcccacagctgtgcctgggacATCCTGGTGGCCCATCAGGAGAGACTGGAGATGCTGGGAACCAACTCAGAGAGGTGCCCTCTGTGATCTGCTGCTCCTTAGCACAGAGGGTCTCATCAGGCAAGTGCCCATTGGTGGCCATCTTGACCACAGCCACCCTAGAGCCTCCAAATATAAAATCTCTGgtgacagcaggaaaagtgCCTACAAACCTTCAGCCCTTGCCTTGAGGGGAGCAGAGTTCAGGTTCTCAGGGGCAAGTTACACAGGACCCCTGGAAAACGGTTCTGAAAGTTGCTGGGGTTTATCAGTGCTGGTCACTTTTGATTGAAAAATCCCTAAAGGACAGGTCAGTCATGGGTCGCAACCACCACAGGCTCAAGAGGTGCAAGTCCTTCTTGTcacactgaatttcattttgttgtAGATGAATAATGAGATGGTTGGCTCTCACAATCAAGGGGTGAACATTACATGTATGTTAAGAGACGTTTCGTAGATGTATAATTATGTTACTGTAATATGTATCCTATCCCAACCCCACCACCCGTGTGGTATCATGGGATGGCCTTGGTAGTCAGGGCATTTGGGGAGGATCAGCTTGTTCCTATAGTAACACCTGACCTCCAGTCAAGATGGAAGAAAGTGATCTCTACCACTAGACAGCAAGGAAGTAGTCGACTGACAAGACTCTAGGAGGGGCTAAAGATATAAAAGGGAGACCATCCATTTTGAAGAGGACCATGTGGCTGGTAGTCACGGGGGCTCCCAGTGCTGAAAACCTTTTACTTATTCATCCtttgttgtaatttttattaaggtttaataaacctctgaaattttaaaagtgagcagttgtttctcacaATGGTCTGGGATAAAACTTCATCTCTGTGGCCGTAGGAGATTTCAAAAGAGAAGCGCACCCTGCCACAATTTCGGCAGCTCAGTCGAGTTCTACTGTGACCACCAGTAAGTGCTGTTAAAAATAGCTTAGGaactgttgtaaaatagttGATAGCTTGTTAGGCATGTACTGTTAGCTTGGTTATTATATTGTAAAAGGGGTTAAATGGGTAGTTATAAGAAATACAGTACTCAACGTACCATAACACACCTCAGTAAAGTGCACCACCCCCCAAGCCAAACCAGCCAGCTTGGACAGAACTGCAATGGGCCAATCAAGCACCTTAAACATTCATGGAAATGAAGGATCCAAAAAGAAACTAGGATAAAAAGGGGGCTTCTGACCCACTGAATTCATGCTGCTCCTTCtgggacatcagggacatcaCTACATCGCTGCTGAAAAGAAGACCCAGTGCTGGCATTGCAGCATCCTCGATGGGAACACTACTGCTCAACCCACAGGCTCCCTTGCTTTaggcctttctttttcttattataaatgctgaaatcactttAGTACTGGGAGCCTGATCTCATTTTTAACAAGTGCAGGTGTCCCCCGGGGACAGCAGAAGACTAAATAACGAAAAAGAAGAGGGGGACAAAAAAGCAGACGAAAATTGTGAGTATTTGCGTGTGTGTGAGAGTCAGAGACTGTTcttggtgtgtgtgtgagaaTCAGAGACTGTCCTTGGAGTGTGTGTGAGAGTTATTGGACTCAGGGGTGCTGAAGAACACTGGGGTGTGCCAGGTTGAGAGCCACTAGACTTGGGGGGCTCGAGAACACCTGGGGGGTGACAGGTTGAGAGTTACTGGACTCAGGGGTGCTCAAGAACACCTGGGATAGCCAGGTTGAGAGCTACCGGATTTGGGGGGTCATCTGACTGCGCTTGTGCAAGTGGTAGGAGTCCGTATAGGGCTCCACAGCGTGCTGTGGCTCGGGCAGCACCTGGGGTGGAGGCTGACTCTGGTGCACAGCTAGTGTATAATTTTCTGAGCCAGCCGAGGCTGGGGTCACAGTGCGGCAGGTCAGCCGAGTGGGGAGAGGGGTGGAGCAGCCTCTCACTGCAATGGGAGTGGGGCAGAGATGCCACTCGCTGAGCTGGGAGCGGAGCCACAGCTTGCTGAGTGGGGAGAAGggtggagctgccagctgccacTCGCCGAACTGAGCGGGGAGTAGGGCAAAGATGCCACTCACTGAGCCAGGagtggggcagggacaccactcgctgagagaggagcagggcagatACAGGGCTGTACCGGCTCCCCTGTAACACCTGCTGGCATAAGGCTGTGGGACCAGAGCATCaagctgaggaggagaggaacGGCAGGAACCAATCCGGTGATATGGAGGCCCCTGGATCACAGGCAaagtttttttcacttttcagaagagagataaagttttttctctcttttcttcccttctcttgcCTCCTTTCCTTGTTTCCACACCCCCCCgccccttccttttcccttcttaaaAAGGTGGGCCTTGCTGGGAGAGCTTGTCGTTAGCTGACTGGGGAGGCGGGCTCTGTTGGGAGAGCCTGTGGTTGGAAAGGCAGGCTCTGTCGGGGGAAGACCTGTGGTTGGCCTGTCAGGATGGGACTACGGGTAAGTAGAGTATCCCCAAGGGGACAAGTAGACATTGAGGAGGTACCGATAGGTACACCTCCAGATAACCCACTGGGAAGGAAACTAGCCCGGCAGAAATATGACCCCAATACCAAAGATAAGGACAAGCTCAAAACAATTCAATACTGCTCAATAGAATGGACCAGAAGGGAAATTAGGAGTAATCATGTATACTGGCCAAGATATGGATCAGATGAAGGATGGCTATGTCGAGCATTGTCAAAACATATGTGTAAGAGCTAAGAAGCCATTCAACCAAGAAGAGAGAGCtatgctgcctgctgggaaagAGAGGCTTCACCCTTGAAGGTGAGCGTGTTTAAAGTATCAGAGAATAAAGAATGCTGTTGAGGtgcctttttatttcatgtattgTTGATATCAATAGTCTGTTCCAGTTCACCCCCTGTATTTTGTATTTCCCTAAGTTGGACTATTCCCGGGTTATATCCCTCCCCTTTTACCCTTCAAGCATTGCAATCCCCACCCAGTATTCCAGTGCCTTCCCTATCCATCATTGTAAACTCTGCTCCCTGTTCTGGACCCTTCCCTGTCAGTCTCCTGCAAGCCCTTCCCCTGCCAATTTTGCCCCCCTGGAATTCCCCTAATGTATGGTGCCCCATTGGTCCATGTAAGCTGCCCTCTCAACCCCCTTATTCCCATTGGTTCCTGAATTGTATTCCCCTCCTGTTGCTCCTCTCTCTCGGGTATCCCTATTGGTTTAGAGATTATACCCACCCTCAGTTCTAGTGCTGTATAAAATCCTGAGCACACTGGTGCTTGGGGCTCTTCAGTCCCTGTTCCCTTCGATGAATAAACGATTCTCAGAATTTCACTCAAAGgcctccctctcctcttttgTCCACTCCCTGACACTGATAACCATTCTAGCTGTAGAGGGGGTGGTTCTAAGGTGCAGCTCTCTCTATTTTGATGGGAAGCTATTCCCCACTCATGTCACCGCATTGCCCCAAGCTAGCCATGGACTCCAGTGCGGTGTCAGTTGGCGCCCAAC harbors:
- the LOC119698531 gene encoding interferon-induced very large GTPase 1-like yields the protein MASQEDTQEGYAKAQLLAEAFQKVELDAAYWLPKASQILGIECREALQHLEYKDYLKLECEGIYRTSRPEDVLARREQLLRVPEGFQLAGPEQGSLLERKEFSSSAAESTFTKSMEQLGFSMSVSAKSSFWGINLAAGVDQSSSWLSQDTHQSRSEQSYFCTTKYQYIPLASCYFQRHQLRLSDVALQKLQDMEQQLLSFSWEEDNPALVKMCESFFSRFGSHINQGPLHFGGIFWWKASTEGFRAEQREEMKRQTCKALNSFVMKSYGDFLVSAVGALDVSKSSTRASVQGRDGESSHTGIQLYVVNTGGPADTASLPQWKTGLVSDNTTWCVIDCGFELIPVWDVILCNHCKDFKSVGQMSRALRAAYKALTNHSIGTVFGEELGSAVQEARDFMGTVRAWDVMKVDERKLLRLMEQKDYLSAKTRNPSVWINVCLSDKALQDFLVNTVRSCQESPPENTTFIKAMLRSLLNPHIYSVKDFPEASFIMQWVFQTEHPLPRSPKVSELQELIKTLQQMKEHIHAVTYAPGSSASDVHEAKIEATLTSSLAIYSLLQSLQQQAQKDMELLVLLIATSTGYQVESSTFQHLLGHPEIHYMAKEMEAAHVEYVNLKEQDANRAEAFLLLTGLTLTPETQELSPEQKRERLVIMEDHMKGLWSTQIKNLLHKHCGDKDWERLEGDLDSLISGCLDEKLDEQRKQNILRDLEDTVPTPEAPRQSQSMSDSCESKGDEAISNQEFLQLLKRLGLESHYPRKMGMGDFCTICKTSLQNSQPSQDKELPLYFLQKLLTVDYQVRYLTCWERSNSKLAALPKTTAKEHQYSDTFEKFFNDLEEAAPERASRGSHVHPMDLQMAIFHCADDFLRQTLATKLAFCQLALPLLVPNPSTSRIEFPLYTLSQIQRSWKEADKSAKQAGRKSYSNKLIFQAQTPIVSFIRIGSSDSSSKSQLLNALLSKRKHDTFFHRHCRGSTRERLLMEGLVEIAWYCPGGSPDDAFERCVAFCNLHGDARDHGAQLQFLQEISAVNVAVVSELEHMDNRGINLLQDLLQQQRPLVCLLTEKENIAAGQASKNIKIGIKNRNEAELMEQLTKTIGNLLEGSNRCFSLEACVDKARQHGFIVDADQPACVTAKAKAKELVELLKKEKLSKIKSQLLPLQGKLWHQWCQKDKELTCLQEKRNKSIEHHRSQIEQEKKAIRRKQLEKAFPLNTLMKSILGFLQAQPADTKKYFLQWMKVFMDELSCGCLEELRREYHMLWSEIQRGKKSKKKPVGNDDLLKLLDDLSNEINDSSIGLEHLLREVGQIYEALQLMNSQNESFFKLPEIAAELMVSGYPVELMDGDASYLPLRWVGAIFDSLIERLGDKRVFVLSVLGIQSTGKSALLNAMFGLQFNVSAGRCTRGAFMQLIPVAEELQQDLGFDFVLVVDTEGLRAIEMANKHSLNHDNELATFVIGVGNLTVINIFGENPSEMQDVLQIAVQAFLRMKKVNLSPSCVFVHQNVGEATAKEQNMEGQRRLQEKLDEMTRVAAQQEFCDISSFSDVIGFDVNTHIHYFAHLWEGNPPMAPPNPTYSQNVQQLKSKILQAAKKQSQCSILRFSSLKDRIGDLWNALLNENFVFSFKNSLEIAVYRRLESAFSQWTWRLRSHILDVQMKLDNKIRNGNLQNVTRGHLEGLVQETSDAIEKEMENYFREDKDSETLVQWKSSTGLKLKELKETLLHETKKRCENLIELQKEQKKLDARKLKYEDELLRRSRELAVSLKGKSLSERELKDHFTLVWNQWIAEVSHGTPPPEQVDIDAEIEDVLLEHFKEPGFHRQVMSFSRGRGFSFDPEKHIMKKKYLGFITDPRSISYADVINLQHISDNIIASVKTNIAKKEEEKRDYSQNFIHEILNEVQKGVNSVPSNAKCTFNREYSMDLSLYLCKMVAERFKAMHEAFQKANDPAVYLNSKREYFFQCFQISCQGATSVTTFAVFLCDKIEPALRRAVYERMAKDIAEDMRGKFPDFQGNRANLEVCILKYLAEQENFEYFKQYLRSPKQFFETYIEIRLREHCLDESRRLSVFLDFSLDLLYQNILSAISLSTQIVKDRKDREDKVSLWLDEFCRELSEVINLPRSDLKGIEHQEVTDIEFLSSAMAEALDDLKDRLMKELADADLSSFPRQPHTILAEHFAGCWAQCPFCGTVCTNTMRDHDGDHQVVFHRPRALMGTTWPGTDQLVIDICSSLVTTKLKFTFDNSKLIPYKNYRDVGPPYSAWNILPDSSMQAYWKWFVSHFRTQLEALYNGKFQGKGEIPEAWGRITKQEVLSDLNKYSPCQQRKRSKKYLTIQSAFYEILHKIKSH